One Candidatus Desulfatibia profunda genomic window carries:
- a CDS encoding glutamate-5-semialdehyde dehydrogenase encodes MGIRQTAQTAKTASIHLAAAETKVKHKALNAIAAALETHRDAIFAANREDLRVSKENDLAAPLLKRLKFDEKKIAEVVAGINSLLKLPDPVGATLSATELDKDLELYKVSCPIGVIGLIFESRPDALVQISTLCLKSGNAVLLKGGSEAANTNRILASVIGEASQAAGIPPGWLQLLERREDVNNMLKLDEFIDLIIPRGSNEFVRYIMDHSRIPVLGHADGICHVYVDADADLDMATRIALDAKCQYVAVCNAMETLLVHAAVAADFLPGLQQALERHNVEIRGCQKTRSFIDVVEAVEEDWKTEYLDTILSVKVVNSLSEAIDHINTYGSRHTDAIVTGNPDSATIFMDLCDSGNVFWNCSTRFSDGFRYGLGAEVGISTSKIHARGPVGLEGLVIYKWKLKGSGQVVADYAGGSKQFSHRPLNKSFSNR; translated from the coding sequence ATGGGTATTCGACAAACAGCCCAAACGGCAAAAACGGCATCGATCCATTTGGCCGCCGCTGAAACAAAAGTGAAACATAAAGCCCTAAATGCCATCGCTGCGGCATTGGAGACCCATCGCGATGCTATTTTTGCGGCAAACCGGGAGGATTTAAGGGTCAGCAAGGAGAACGACCTGGCGGCACCATTGCTCAAGCGGCTAAAATTCGACGAAAAAAAGATTGCCGAGGTGGTTGCCGGCATCAACAGCCTGCTTAAACTCCCTGATCCGGTCGGCGCCACGCTGTCGGCCACCGAGTTGGACAAAGACCTCGAGCTCTACAAGGTGAGCTGTCCCATTGGCGTCATCGGCTTGATTTTCGAATCGCGGCCTGACGCCCTGGTGCAGATTTCGACCCTGTGTTTAAAGAGCGGCAATGCCGTTCTGCTTAAGGGCGGCTCGGAAGCGGCCAACACCAATCGCATCCTGGCATCGGTCATTGGCGAGGCCTCCCAAGCAGCCGGTATTCCCCCAGGCTGGCTCCAACTGCTGGAGCGGCGGGAAGATGTCAATAACATGCTGAAGCTTGACGAGTTCATCGATCTGATCATTCCCCGCGGCTCGAATGAATTCGTGCGCTACATCATGGACCATTCCAGAATACCGGTTTTGGGTCACGCCGACGGGATCTGCCATGTTTACGTGGACGCCGATGCCGACCTTGATATGGCAACACGGATTGCTCTTGACGCCAAGTGTCAGTATGTGGCGGTTTGCAATGCTATGGAAACGCTGCTGGTTCACGCGGCCGTGGCCGCGGATTTTCTCCCCGGCCTGCAGCAGGCCCTTGAACGGCATAATGTGGAAATTCGGGGCTGCCAAAAGACCCGCTCGTTCATCGATGTTGTCGAGGCTGTTGAAGAAGACTGGAAAACGGAATACCTGGACACGATCCTGTCGGTCAAAGTCGTCAACAGCCTTTCCGAGGCCATCGACCACATCAACACTTACGGGTCCAGGCACACGGACGCCATTGTGACCGGCAACCCCGATTCGGCCACCATATTCATGGATTTGTGCGATTCGGGCAACGTTTTCTGGAACTGCAGCACGCGATTTTCCGACGGTTTCCGTTACGGCCTCGGGGCCGAGGTCGGCATCAGCACCAGCAAGATCCACGCCCGGGGTCCGGTCGGCCTCGAAGGCCTGGTGATCTACAAGTGGAAGTTAAAGGGCAGCGGCCAGGTGGTGGCCGACTACGCCGGCGGATCGAAACAATTCTCTCACCGTCCCCTGAACAAATCCTTCAGCAATCGGTAA
- a CDS encoding SDR family oxidoreductase: MKIKDKVALVLGAIKGIGKGIGLALAEEGAKVALNYFDWEESLAELKQDFAATGHEHLIIRTNLLEIDKIPGLVQKVVEHFGRLDILINNIERGGWPVVHGPYTQEQWDLEMETTLRAKRWIFDSALPYLKASGDGVIINFSSIAGIVGRSGPAGYIFNDGYGAVNRGISLLTETWARMGAPQVRVNEIMLGFVETRHGPDTRGWELLSDDQKQALIDHTLLERIGTVKDVVKTVLFIIKDAPFMTGSVLRLDGGYVLGGEKIAPMPPGVL; the protein is encoded by the coding sequence ATGAAAATCAAAGACAAAGTGGCGCTGGTGCTGGGGGCGATAAAAGGGATCGGAAAAGGGATCGGGCTGGCTCTGGCCGAGGAAGGCGCCAAGGTCGCTTTAAACTATTTTGACTGGGAAGAAAGCCTGGCGGAGTTGAAACAGGACTTTGCCGCAACCGGCCATGAGCACCTGATTATCCGAACAAATCTGCTTGAAATCGATAAAATACCGGGGCTTGTCCAAAAGGTCGTGGAACACTTCGGTCGCCTGGATATTCTGATCAATAACATCGAGCGGGGCGGCTGGCCGGTGGTTCACGGACCGTACACTCAGGAACAGTGGGACCTTGAGATGGAAACCACCCTGCGCGCCAAACGCTGGATATTTGATTCAGCCCTCCCTTATCTCAAGGCCTCCGGTGACGGTGTGATTATTAATTTTTCCTCTATAGCCGGCATTGTTGGACGTTCGGGCCCGGCCGGTTATATATTCAATGACGGTTATGGCGCCGTGAACCGGGGGATCTCGCTGTTGACGGAAACGTGGGCCCGGATGGGAGCGCCCCAGGTTCGCGTGAACGAAATCATGCTGGGCTTTGTTGAAACCCGGCATGGTCCCGATACCAGAGGCTGGGAACTGCTCTCCGACGATCAGAAACAAGCGTTGATCGATCACACTTTGCTGGAGAGGATCGGTACTGTCAAGGACGTCGTAAAGACAGTACTTTTCATCATCAAAGATGCCCCGTTTATGACCGGGAGTGTTTTGCGGCTGGACGGCGGTTATGTTCTAGGGGGAGAAAAGATTGCACCGATGCCACCGGGCGTGCTTTAA
- a CDS encoding YkgJ family cysteine cluster protein: MDNGDNMTPLSLSDTFRFACSERVSCFNECCRDLNQYLTPYDILRLKNRLDLPSGLFLERYTRQHTGPESGLPIITFKADHSRELKCPFVTQTGCSVYQDRPSSCRAYPLMRVLSRSRETGRMQEQYMLLQEPHCLGFCQDQSQTVAEWVESQELTIYNQMNDMMMEIISLKNRLKPGRLDIKASLAFHMACYDLDKFRAYIFEKENLKEHELDADMLEAAKHGDEALLRIGLQWIKDTPFANLQLET, from the coding sequence ATGGATAATGGTGATAACATGACCCCGCTTTCGCTGAGCGACACCTTCAGATTTGCGTGCTCAGAGCGGGTGTCCTGTTTTAATGAATGCTGCCGGGATTTAAACCAGTATCTGACCCCATATGATATTCTGCGTCTGAAAAACCGTCTGGACCTGCCCTCCGGTCTTTTTTTGGAGCGTTACACCAGACAGCATACCGGTCCAGAATCCGGACTCCCGATCATTACGTTCAAAGCCGATCATTCTCGGGAACTAAAATGCCCGTTTGTGACCCAGACAGGATGCAGTGTTTACCAGGATCGCCCCTCATCCTGCCGGGCGTATCCGCTGATGCGGGTTTTATCCCGGTCGCGGGAAACCGGCCGCATGCAGGAGCAATACATGCTGCTGCAAGAGCCGCATTGCCTGGGGTTTTGCCAGGATCAAAGCCAGACCGTTGCAGAATGGGTAGAGAGCCAGGAACTTACCATTTACAATCAGATGAACGATATGATGATGGAAATTATCAGCCTCAAGAATCGCCTGAAACCTGGCCGGCTGGATATCAAGGCGAGTCTTGCCTTTCACATGGCCTGTTACGATCTGGACAAATTCAGAGCCTACATTTTTGAAAAAGAAAATTTAAAAGAACATGAACTGGATGCCGACATGTTGGAGGCCGCAAAGCATGGGGATGAAGCCCTGCTGCGAATCGGGCTTCAATGGATAAAGGACACCCCTTTTGCAAACTTGCAACTCGAAACTTGA
- the aprB gene encoding adenylyl-sulfate reductase subunit beta gives MPSFVITEKCDGCKGGDKTACMYICPNDLMVLEPNEMKAYNQEPDQCWECFSCVKICPTQAIEVRGYADFVPLGSSIVPMLGTEDVMWTCKFRNGTIKRFKFPIRTTPEGGANAYKDMKGKDLDSELLCTEEADGCKLPKPLATV, from the coding sequence ATGCCAAGTTTTGTAATTACTGAAAAATGCGATGGCTGCAAAGGCGGAGACAAAACCGCCTGCATGTACATTTGTCCTAACGACCTGATGGTTCTGGAGCCCAATGAAATGAAGGCCTACAACCAGGAACCGGATCAGTGTTGGGAATGTTTTTCATGTGTCAAGATCTGCCCCACCCAGGCAATCGAGGTAAGAGGTTATGCCGATTTTGTGCCGCTGGGAAGCAGCATTGTGCCGATGCTGGGAACCGAGGATGTTATGTGGACCTGCAAATTCAGAAACGGGACCATCAAGCGCTTCAAGTTCCCCATCCGGACAACCCCGGAAGGCGGCGCCAACGCTTACAAGGATATGAAAGGCAAAGACCTTGACAGCGAACTGCTTTGCACCGAAGAGGCTGACGGTTGCAAACTTCCGAAACCGCTGGCAACCGTCTAA
- a CDS encoding adenylyl-sulfate reductase subunit alpha has translation MALPNKPLGETKAVRDPAVEEREVDILIVGGGMAATGTAFEIKKWAPDKKILLVDKAALERSGAVAQGLSAINTYIGSAQGDNTPDDYVRMVRNDLMGIVREDLIFDLGCHVDDSVYLFEEWGLPIWKLSEDGKKMDGKRGMKMGTLKSGAKPVRTGKWQIMINGESYKRIVSEAAKLALGVENILERVFIVELLLDANEENRIAGAVGFSVRENKVYIIKCNTMMVACGGAVNIYQPRSVGEGKGRAWYPIWNAGSTYTMCMKVGAELTMMENRFTPSRYKDGYGPVGAWFLLFKAKTLNGLGELYVASDAAKKELQKYAPYGTAAITPTCLRNHLMIFEMKEGRGPIMMDTVTALKELGAKVDKKEFKALESEAWENFLDMTCGQANLWCGTNTEPDKKNSEVMPTEPYLLGSHSGCCGLWVSGPDFDWVPEAYKIRYKSKVYNRMTTVNGLFSSGDGVGASGHKFSSGSHAEGRQAAKSMARFVRDNADFKPTLKQSKEELVDLVYKPVRLFLEHCKYTTAININPNYLKPDGMTYRLMKATHEYGAGTATYYMTSNKSLEIVMDMLQLMHEDCEKLAAGDLHELMRAWEIEHRIWTVESHLRHIQFRKETRYPGFYYQADFPGVDDKNWFCFVNSKFDPKNKTWDIFKKEYIKIIPD, from the coding sequence ATGGCATTACCGAATAAACCTTTAGGTGAAACCAAAGCCGTCAGGGATCCGGCAGTAGAAGAGCGCGAAGTTGATATTCTGATCGTTGGCGGTGGCATGGCTGCCACCGGAACGGCTTTTGAGATCAAGAAATGGGCGCCCGACAAGAAAATCCTGCTGGTGGACAAAGCCGCCCTGGAGCGCAGCGGCGCGGTGGCTCAAGGTCTTTCCGCCATCAACACCTATATTGGAAGCGCACAGGGTGATAATACCCCGGATGACTATGTTCGCATGGTGCGCAACGACCTGATGGGTATCGTGCGTGAAGACCTTATTTTCGACCTGGGTTGCCATGTAGACGACTCGGTCTATCTGTTCGAGGAATGGGGTCTGCCGATCTGGAAACTGTCCGAGGACGGCAAGAAGATGGACGGTAAACGGGGTATGAAGATGGGGACCTTGAAGAGTGGGGCCAAACCTGTCCGTACCGGCAAGTGGCAGATCATGATCAACGGCGAGTCCTACAAGCGGATCGTGTCCGAAGCCGCCAAACTGGCCCTTGGAGTAGAAAACATCCTGGAGCGCGTTTTTATCGTTGAGCTGCTGCTGGACGCCAATGAAGAAAACCGCATCGCCGGTGCGGTCGGCTTCTCCGTGCGTGAAAACAAGGTATACATCATCAAATGCAACACCATGATGGTCGCCTGCGGCGGCGCCGTCAATATTTATCAGCCCCGCAGCGTCGGTGAAGGTAAGGGACGGGCCTGGTATCCGATCTGGAACGCCGGTTCCACCTATACCATGTGCATGAAGGTCGGCGCCGAGCTGACCATGATGGAAAACCGTTTCACCCCGTCGCGTTACAAAGACGGTTACGGTCCAGTGGGGGCCTGGTTCTTGCTGTTCAAGGCCAAAACCCTCAACGGTCTGGGCGAGCTGTATGTCGCCAGCGACGCGGCCAAAAAAGAGCTTCAGAAATACGCCCCGTACGGCACCGCCGCCATTACCCCGACCTGCCTGCGGAACCACCTGATGATCTTTGAGATGAAGGAAGGCCGCGGCCCCATCATGATGGATACGGTCACGGCACTGAAGGAACTGGGCGCCAAGGTCGACAAAAAAGAGTTCAAGGCGCTGGAATCCGAGGCCTGGGAAAACTTCCTCGATATGACCTGCGGACAGGCCAACCTGTGGTGCGGCACCAACACGGAGCCGGACAAGAAGAACTCCGAAGTTATGCCTACCGAGCCTTACCTGTTGGGATCCCATTCCGGCTGCTGCGGCCTGTGGGTTTCCGGACCCGATTTCGACTGGGTGCCCGAAGCCTACAAGATCCGCTACAAAAGCAAAGTTTACAACCGCATGACCACGGTGAACGGTCTGTTTTCCTCCGGTGACGGCGTCGGTGCCTCCGGTCACAAGTTCTCTTCCGGTTCCCATGCCGAAGGCCGCCAGGCTGCCAAGTCCATGGCCCGGTTCGTGCGCGACAATGCCGACTTCAAGCCGACCCTGAAACAGTCCAAAGAAGAACTGGTCGACCTGGTTTACAAGCCGGTGAGACTGTTCCTGGAGCATTGCAAGTATACCACCGCCATCAATATCAACCCCAACTACCTCAAACCCGACGGGATGACTTACCGGCTCATGAAAGCCACCCATGAGTACGGCGCCGGTACGGCCACCTATTACATGACCAGCAACAAGAGCCTGGAAATCGTGATGGATATGCTCCAGCTTATGCATGAGGACTGCGAAAAGCTGGCGGCCGGCGACCTGCACGAGCTGATGCGGGCCTGGGAAATCGAACATCGTATCTGGACGGTCGAGTCTCACCTGCGCCACATTCAGTTCCGCAAAGAAACCCGTTATCCCGGCTTCTACTATCAGGCCGACTTTCCGGGAGTAGACGACAAGAACTGGTTCTGCTTTGTCAACTCCAAGTTCGATCCCAAAAACAAAACCTGGGATATTTTCAAGAAGGAATACATCAAGATCATCCCGGATTAA